Within Gammaproteobacteria bacterium, the genomic segment CGCTGTCTGCTGATGGATAAATCGCTGCAAAACGAGAATCCGGTCGCCTTTGAGTTTGTGCAGAGTTTTGTGCGCCTCAACGGTCTGCGTATGAGCGATTTCGAGGCGGCCAATAAACCGGCAGACCCGGATGGCCATGGATCCGTGTTGGGGGCCGTTGCCTAAGGATTTGATTTAGAGAGTGACCGGTTGCCGGCGGGATGCGGCAATGAGCGGTAGCAGCAGGAATCTGTAGGAGTTTCAGGAAAGCCACCCATCCGCGAGGATGGGTGGCTTTTTCTATGGGGCGTGTCCCGGGTTATTTCCCGTATTGCTTTTCGCGGATCTCGTTGAGGGTTTTGCAATCGATGCACTGGGTCGCCGTGGGGCGTGCCTCCAGCCGACGAATGCCGATTTCTACCCCGCAATGCGAGCAGTAACCGTAATCTTCTTCGAGGTCATCAAGGGATTCGTCGATCTTTTTGATCAGCTTGCGCTCCCGGTCGCGGGTGCGCAATTCCATGGCGAATTCGGATTCCTGGCTGGCGCGGTCATTCGGGTCAGGGAAGTTGGCCGCCTCATCCTGCATGTGGTGAACGGTCTCATCGACATTGGTCATCAACTGTCTTTTCCAGCCCTCAAGAATCATGCGGAAGTGCGCGATCTGATTCGGATTCATGTATTCCTCACCCTTCTTCTCCTTGTAAGGGGTGAAGTTGGTGAAGTTGCTGTCGTCCAGGACGGGTGTGCTGACAGCGGGCGCGGCCTTTTTGGGCGCGGGCTTGGCGACGGTTTTTGCGGCGGGTTTTTTCACTGCGGCCTTTTTGGCCACCGCCTTGGTGGCGACGGTCTTTTTGGCCACGGCCTTCTTGGCCACGGCCTTTTTGGCGGTGGCGTCTTTGTTGACAGAACTCGTGGTTCCCTTTTTCTTAACAGCCTTTTTGACGGCCATGGAACTGCTCCTATCTTCCTGACGCATGACGCCGGGTACAAAATTAAGGGCGCATCTTATAGCAA encodes:
- the dksA gene encoding RNA polymerase-binding protein DksA — its product is MDDSNFTNFTPYKEKKGEEYMNPNQIAHFRMILEGWKRQLMTNVDETVHHMQDEAANFPDPNDRASQESEFAMELRTRDRERKLIKKIDESLDDLEEDYGYCSHCGVEIGIRRLEARPTATQCIDCKTLNEIREKQYGK
- a CDS encoding DUF3579 domain-containing protein; this encodes MSWLIEGITNDGRTFRPSDWIDRVSGAVASFGLDHRLRYGPVRPCFIAGKRCLLMDKSLQNENPVAFEFVQSFVRLNGLRMSDFEAANKPADPDGHGSVLGAVA